From a single Caldibacillus debilis DSM 16016 genomic region:
- a CDS encoding prolyl oligopeptidase family serine peptidase: MIAVEKTSVAGIPLLEVAPLERFSQPLPTVIFLHGFTSAKEHNLHYAYLLAEKGIRTLLPEAEFHGERAANAHSVHLPEKFWDIVVTTIKELETVKDAWERQGKIMPGKIGVAGTSMGGIVTLGALVRYDWIRAAVSLMGCPEYVPFAKYLLAQMEKLQMKISLSAEEIERRLEILSRFDPASNREKFTACPLLFWHGKKDQTVPHHFAYRFFQDMRKRYENPEQIRFILDEQADHKVTREGVKAAVDWLHQYLSGS, encoded by the coding sequence ATGATCGCTGTTGAAAAAACTTCCGTCGCAGGAATCCCGCTGCTGGAAGTGGCTCCCCTCGAACGTTTTTCCCAACCCCTGCCGACGGTGATCTTCCTCCACGGGTTTACGAGCGCAAAGGAGCACAATCTTCATTACGCGTACCTGCTGGCGGAAAAAGGGATCCGCACCCTGTTGCCGGAAGCGGAATTCCACGGGGAACGGGCCGCGAATGCCCATTCCGTCCATTTGCCGGAAAAATTTTGGGATATCGTCGTCACCACCATCAAGGAATTGGAAACGGTCAAAGACGCCTGGGAGCGGCAAGGGAAGATTATGCCGGGAAAAATCGGGGTAGCCGGCACGTCCATGGGAGGCATCGTCACCCTGGGAGCCCTGGTCCGGTATGATTGGATCCGGGCGGCCGTCAGCCTGATGGGCTGTCCCGAATATGTTCCCTTCGCGAAATATTTGCTGGCGCAAATGGAAAAATTACAAATGAAAATCTCCCTGTCCGCGGAAGAGATCGAACGGCGTCTCGAGATCCTGTCCCGCTTCGATCCGGCTTCCAACCGGGAAAAATTTACCGCCTGTCCGCTCCTGTTTTGGCACGGGAAGAAGGATCAAACGGTGCCCCACCATTTTGCCTACCGGTTTTTCCAGGATATGCGGAAACGATATGAAAATCCGGAACAGATCCGCTTCATCCTCGACGAACAGGCGGACCACAAAGTGACACGGGAAGGGGTAAAGGCCGCCGTCGACTGGCTTCATCAATATTTATCCGGATCATAA
- a CDS encoding Crp/Fnr family transcriptional regulator, translating into MDFKDLMNELQPFMNERRVPKGNYLFRDNDRAAEIFYIKEGVIQLKKTQPDGREFAYRILSGGNMIVETNLFEKEANYPFNAVALEDSVLYGIPKDDFEAQLLLNPQVAAKFFAWLNKQYRITQSIIRDLLINGKKGALYSILIRLANSYGQKVEDGIMISLQLTNQELANFCGSTREVVNRLLQELKEKKVLSFRKRHIVIHDLQYLRNEVQCEKCPISICTFN; encoded by the coding sequence ATGGATTTTAAAGATCTCATGAACGAATTGCAGCCTTTTATGAACGAGCGCCGCGTCCCCAAGGGGAATTATTTGTTTCGCGACAACGACCGGGCCGCGGAAATTTTCTATATTAAGGAAGGGGTCATCCAATTAAAGAAAACACAGCCGGACGGAAGGGAATTTGCTTACCGGATCTTGTCGGGCGGAAACATGATTGTGGAAACGAATCTTTTTGAAAAGGAAGCGAATTACCCCTTTAACGCCGTCGCCTTGGAAGACAGCGTGCTTTACGGAATCCCGAAGGATGATTTTGAAGCCCAGCTCCTGTTGAATCCCCAAGTGGCGGCGAAATTTTTCGCCTGGCTGAACAAACAGTACCGGATCACCCAATCCATCATCCGCGACCTGTTAATCAACGGGAAAAAAGGGGCCTTATATTCCATCCTGATCCGCCTGGCCAACAGCTACGGCCAAAAGGTCGAAGACGGGATCATGATCAGCTTGCAATTAACCAATCAGGAACTGGCCAATTTTTGCGGTTCGACCCGGGAAGTGGTGAACCGCCTGCTTCAGGAGCTGAAGGAAAAGAAGGTCCTCTCCTTCCGCAAGCGGCATATCGTCATCCACGATCTCCAATATTTGCGGAACGAGGTCCAATGCGAAAAATGCCCCATCTCCATCTGCACCTTTAATTAA
- a CDS encoding metal-sulfur cluster assembly factor produces the protein MDQELKDNIMNALEQVIDPELGIDIVNLGLVYGVDLDENGKCTVTMTLTTIGCPLGGIISDQIKAALADIPEVKETEVNIVWNPPWTKDRMSRYAKIALGIS, from the coding sequence GTGGATCAAGAACTGAAGGACAATATCATGAACGCCTTGGAACAGGTCATTGATCCGGAACTTGGCATAGATATCGTCAACCTCGGTTTGGTGTACGGGGTCGATCTCGATGAAAACGGCAAATGCACCGTCACGATGACGTTGACGACGATCGGCTGTCCCTTGGGCGGCATCATTTCCGATCAGATAAAAGCCGCTTTGGCCGACATTCCCGAAGTGAAAGAAACGGAAGTGAATATCGTTTGGAATCCGCCTTGGACGAAAGACCGGATGAGCCGTTACGCAAAAATCGCCTTAGGCATTTCTTGA
- a CDS encoding YjzD family protein: MKYLWTFFWTFLLAQMMTFVVGSIKSTPYSFETGLKLAVGMTVLLLIIPRLLPEEKAER; encoded by the coding sequence ATGAAATATTTATGGACTTTCTTTTGGACATTCTTGCTTGCGCAAATGATGACTTTCGTCGTAGGATCCATTAAAAGCACCCCTTACAGTTTTGAAACCGGGCTGAAACTGGCCGTCGGCATGACCGTCCTCTTGCTCATCATTCCCCGCCTCCTGCCCGAAGAAAAGGCTGAAAGATAG